One part of the Macaca mulatta isolate MMU2019108-1 chromosome 6, T2T-MMU8v2.0, whole genome shotgun sequence genome encodes these proteins:
- the TMCO6 gene encoding transmembrane and coiled-coil domain-containing protein 6 isoform X6 — protein sequence MWSRRQGHLRPTVCGVEELRRRRREQEAALRKARREQQLVSKRLLREDAPEEAGEGCVAAILGEAEELCLYTLGNLIVESEAVRRQLLPQGIVPALAACIQSPHVAVLEALGYALSQLLQAKEAPEKIIPPASASSSILASTLPQHMLQMLQPGPKLNPGVAVEFAWCLHYIICSQVSNPLLIGHGALSTLGLLLLDLAGAVQRTEDAGLELLACPVLRCLSNLLTEAAVETVGGQMQLRDERVVAALFILLQFFFQKQPSLLPEGLWLLNNLTANSPSFCTSLLSLDLIEPLLQLLPVSNVVSVMVLTVLCNVAEKGPAYCQRLWPGPLLPTLLHTLAFSDTEVVGQSLELLHLLFLYQPEAVQVFLQQSGLQALERHQEEAQLQDRVYALRQTALQG from the exons ATGTGGAGCCGACGGCAGGGCCACCTTAGGCCCACAGTCTGCGGGGTGGAGGAGCTACGGCGCCGCCGGCGGGAGCAGGAGGCAG CACTGCGGAAGGCGCGGAGGGAGCAGCAGCTGGTCAGCAAGAGGCTGCTGAGAGAAGACGCCCCAGAGGAAGCTGGAGAGGGATGTGTGGCTGCGATCCtcggggaggccgag GAGCTGTGTCTGTATACACTGGGTAACCTGATCGTGGAGAGTGAGGCTGTGAGAAGGCAGCTCCTGCCACAGGGCATTGTTCCAGCCTTGGCTGCCTGCATTCAG TCCCCCCATGTGGCTGTGCTGGAAGCTCTTGGATATGCCTTGTCCCAGCTTCTACAGGCTAAGGAAGCTCCAGAGAAGATCATTCC CCCTGCTTCTGCCAGCAGCTCCATCTTGGCCTCCACTCTCCCTCAGCACATGCTACAAATGTTGCAACCTGGCCCAAAGCTGAACCCTGGGGTCGCTGTGGAGTTTGCCTGGTGCCTTCATTACATCATCTGCAG CCAGGTCAGCAATCCTCTGCTCATTGGCCATGGGGCTCTGTCTACTCTGGGGTTGCTGCTGTTGGACTTGGCTGGGGCTGTCCAGAGAACTGAGGATGCAGGACTGGAGCTG CTGGCATGCCCCGTGCTTCGATGTCTAAGCAACCTGCTAACTGAGGCAGCAGTGGAGACTGTGGGAGGGCAAATGCAGCTCAGAGATGAGCGTGTTGTGGCAGCCTTATTTATCCTTCTGCAGTTCTTTTTCCAGAAACAGCCCAGTCTACTCCCTGAGGGCCTCTGGCTCCTCAACAACCTCACTG CAAACAGTCCTAGTTTCTGTACCTCCTTGCTCTCCCTGGATCTGATTGAGCCCCTCTTGCAGCTGTTGCCAGTATCTAATGTGGTGAGCGTAATG GTGCTCACAGTTTTGTGCAATGTTGCAGAGAAGGGTCCTGCTTACTGCCAGCGGCTGTGGCCAGGGCCCCTGCTTCCCACCTTACTGCACACACTAGCCTTTTCTGACACTGAAGTAGTAGGCCAGAGTTTGGAGCTGCTGCATCTGCTGTTCCTGTATCAGCCAGAG GCTGTTCAAGTCTTCCTGCAGCAGTCAGGGCTGCAGGCCCTGGAAAGGCATCAGGAAGAGGCCCAGCTCCAGGATCGTGTGTATGCTCTCCGGCAGACAGCTCTTCAAGGGTGA
- the TMCO6 gene encoding transmembrane and coiled-coil domain-containing protein 6 isoform X3 — MWSRRQGHLRPTVCGVEELRRRRREQEAALRKARREQQLVSKRLLREDAPEEAGEGCVAAILGEAEVQQFLRQAQRGTEEKEREGALVSLRRGLQHPETQQTFIQLEGSMRTLVGLLTSNQALLQLEAARCLHELSHSEQSTIAEACLPATSYLLTYLSGHSSDFIELCLYTLGNLIVESEAVRRQLLPQGIVPALAACIQSPHVAVLEALGYALSQLLQAKEAPEKIIPSILASTLPQHMLQMLQPGPKLNPGVAVEFAWCLHYIICSQVSNPLLIGHGALSTLGLLLLDLAGAVQRTEDAGLELLACPVLRCLSNLLTEAAVETVGGQMQLRDERVVAALFILLQFFFQKQPSLLPEGLWLLNNLTANSPSFCTSLLSLDLIEPLLQLLPVSNVVSVMVLTVLCNVAEKGPAYCQRLWPGPLLPTLLHTLAFSDTEVVGQSLELLHLLFLYQPEAVQVFLQQSGLQALERHQEEAQLQDRVYALRQTALQG; from the exons ATGTGGAGCCGACGGCAGGGCCACCTTAGGCCCACAGTCTGCGGGGTGGAGGAGCTACGGCGCCGCCGGCGGGAGCAGGAGGCAG CACTGCGGAAGGCGCGGAGGGAGCAGCAGCTGGTCAGCAAGAGGCTGCTGAGAGAAGACGCCCCAGAGGAAGCTGGAGAGGGATGTGTGGCTGCGATCCtcggggaggccgag GTGCAGCAGTTCCTGCGGCAAGCCCAGCGGGGtacagaagaaaaggagagagagggggcTCTGGTTAGCCTTCGTCGAGGCTTGCAGCACCCTGAAACACAGCAAACCTTCATCCA gctggagggcagcatgCGGACCCTGGTCGGGCTCCTGACCAGCAACCAGGCTCTGCTGCAGCTTGAGGCGGCTCGGTGCCTGCATGAGCTTTCTCACTCTGAGcagtccaccattgctgaggcctGCCTGCCAGCTACTTCCTACCTCCTCACCTACCTCTCCGGTCACAGCTCAGACTTCATA GAGCTGTGTCTGTATACACTGGGTAACCTGATCGTGGAGAGTGAGGCTGTGAGAAGGCAGCTCCTGCCACAGGGCATTGTTCCAGCCTTGGCTGCCTGCATTCAG TCCCCCCATGTGGCTGTGCTGGAAGCTCTTGGATATGCCTTGTCCCAGCTTCTACAGGCTAAGGAAGCTCCAGAGAAGATCATTCC CTCCATCTTGGCCTCCACTCTCCCTCAGCACATGCTACAAATGTTGCAACCTGGCCCAAAGCTGAACCCTGGGGTCGCTGTGGAGTTTGCCTGGTGCCTTCATTACATCATCTGCAG CCAGGTCAGCAATCCTCTGCTCATTGGCCATGGGGCTCTGTCTACTCTGGGGTTGCTGCTGTTGGACTTGGCTGGGGCTGTCCAGAGAACTGAGGATGCAGGACTGGAGCTG CTGGCATGCCCCGTGCTTCGATGTCTAAGCAACCTGCTAACTGAGGCAGCAGTGGAGACTGTGGGAGGGCAAATGCAGCTCAGAGATGAGCGTGTTGTGGCAGCCTTATTTATCCTTCTGCAGTTCTTTTTCCAGAAACAGCCCAGTCTACTCCCTGAGGGCCTCTGGCTCCTCAACAACCTCACTG CAAACAGTCCTAGTTTCTGTACCTCCTTGCTCTCCCTGGATCTGATTGAGCCCCTCTTGCAGCTGTTGCCAGTATCTAATGTGGTGAGCGTAATG GTGCTCACAGTTTTGTGCAATGTTGCAGAGAAGGGTCCTGCTTACTGCCAGCGGCTGTGGCCAGGGCCCCTGCTTCCCACCTTACTGCACACACTAGCCTTTTCTGACACTGAAGTAGTAGGCCAGAGTTTGGAGCTGCTGCATCTGCTGTTCCTGTATCAGCCAGAG GCTGTTCAAGTCTTCCTGCAGCAGTCAGGGCTGCAGGCCCTGGAAAGGCATCAGGAAGAGGCCCAGCTCCAGGATCGTGTGTATGCTCTCCGGCAGACAGCTCTTCAAGGGTGA
- the TMCO6 gene encoding transmembrane and coiled-coil domain-containing protein 6 isoform X8: protein MWSRRQGHLRPTVCGVEELRRRRREQEAALRKARREQQLVSKRLLREDAPEEAGEGCVAAILGEAEELCLYTLGNLIVESEAVRRQLLPQGIVPALAACIQSPHVAVLEALGYALSQLLQAKEAPEKIIPSILASTLPQHMLQMLQPGPKLNPGVAVEFAWCLHYIICSQVSNPLLIGHGALSTLGLLLLDLAGAVQRTEDAGLELLACPVLRCLSNLLTEAAVETVGGQMQLRDERVVAALFILLQFFFQKQPSLLPEGLWLLNNLTANSPSFCTSLLSLDLIEPLLQLLPVSNVVSVMVLTVLCNVAEKGPAYCQRLWPGPLLPTLLHTLAFSDTEVVGQSLELLHLLFLYQPEAVQVFLQQSGLQALERHQEEAQLQDRVYALRQTALQG, encoded by the exons ATGTGGAGCCGACGGCAGGGCCACCTTAGGCCCACAGTCTGCGGGGTGGAGGAGCTACGGCGCCGCCGGCGGGAGCAGGAGGCAG CACTGCGGAAGGCGCGGAGGGAGCAGCAGCTGGTCAGCAAGAGGCTGCTGAGAGAAGACGCCCCAGAGGAAGCTGGAGAGGGATGTGTGGCTGCGATCCtcggggaggccgag GAGCTGTGTCTGTATACACTGGGTAACCTGATCGTGGAGAGTGAGGCTGTGAGAAGGCAGCTCCTGCCACAGGGCATTGTTCCAGCCTTGGCTGCCTGCATTCAG TCCCCCCATGTGGCTGTGCTGGAAGCTCTTGGATATGCCTTGTCCCAGCTTCTACAGGCTAAGGAAGCTCCAGAGAAGATCATTCC CTCCATCTTGGCCTCCACTCTCCCTCAGCACATGCTACAAATGTTGCAACCTGGCCCAAAGCTGAACCCTGGGGTCGCTGTGGAGTTTGCCTGGTGCCTTCATTACATCATCTGCAG CCAGGTCAGCAATCCTCTGCTCATTGGCCATGGGGCTCTGTCTACTCTGGGGTTGCTGCTGTTGGACTTGGCTGGGGCTGTCCAGAGAACTGAGGATGCAGGACTGGAGCTG CTGGCATGCCCCGTGCTTCGATGTCTAAGCAACCTGCTAACTGAGGCAGCAGTGGAGACTGTGGGAGGGCAAATGCAGCTCAGAGATGAGCGTGTTGTGGCAGCCTTATTTATCCTTCTGCAGTTCTTTTTCCAGAAACAGCCCAGTCTACTCCCTGAGGGCCTCTGGCTCCTCAACAACCTCACTG CAAACAGTCCTAGTTTCTGTACCTCCTTGCTCTCCCTGGATCTGATTGAGCCCCTCTTGCAGCTGTTGCCAGTATCTAATGTGGTGAGCGTAATG GTGCTCACAGTTTTGTGCAATGTTGCAGAGAAGGGTCCTGCTTACTGCCAGCGGCTGTGGCCAGGGCCCCTGCTTCCCACCTTACTGCACACACTAGCCTTTTCTGACACTGAAGTAGTAGGCCAGAGTTTGGAGCTGCTGCATCTGCTGTTCCTGTATCAGCCAGAG GCTGTTCAAGTCTTCCTGCAGCAGTCAGGGCTGCAGGCCCTGGAAAGGCATCAGGAAGAGGCCCAGCTCCAGGATCGTGTGTATGCTCTCCGGCAGACAGCTCTTCAAGGGTGA
- the TMCO6 gene encoding transmembrane and coiled-coil domain-containing protein 6 isoform X1, with protein sequence MWSRRQGHLRPTVCGVEELRRRRREQEAALRKARREQQLVSKRLLREDAPEEAGEGCVAAILGEAEVQQFLRQAQRGTEEKEREGALVSLRRGLQHPETQQTFIQLEGSMRTLVGLLTSNQALLQLEAARCLHELSHSEQSTIAEACLPATSYLLTYLSGHSSDFIELCLYTLGNLIVESEAVRRQLLPQGIVPALAACIQSPHVAVLEALGYALSQLLQAKEAPEKIIPPASASSSILASTLPQHMLQMLQPGPKLNPGVAVEFAWCLHYIICSQVSNPLLIGHGALSTLGLLLLDLAGAVQRTEDAGLELLACPVLRCLSNLLTEAAVETVGGQMQLRDERVVAALFILLQFFFQKQPSLLPEGLWLLNNLTANSPSFCTSLLSLDLIEPLLQLLPVSNVVSVMVLTVLCNVAEKGPAYCQRLWPGPLLPTLLHTLAFSDTEVVGQSLELLHLLFLYQPEAVQVFLQQSGLQALERHQEEAQLQDRVYALRQTALQG encoded by the exons ATGTGGAGCCGACGGCAGGGCCACCTTAGGCCCACAGTCTGCGGGGTGGAGGAGCTACGGCGCCGCCGGCGGGAGCAGGAGGCAG CACTGCGGAAGGCGCGGAGGGAGCAGCAGCTGGTCAGCAAGAGGCTGCTGAGAGAAGACGCCCCAGAGGAAGCTGGAGAGGGATGTGTGGCTGCGATCCtcggggaggccgag GTGCAGCAGTTCCTGCGGCAAGCCCAGCGGGGtacagaagaaaaggagagagagggggcTCTGGTTAGCCTTCGTCGAGGCTTGCAGCACCCTGAAACACAGCAAACCTTCATCCA gctggagggcagcatgCGGACCCTGGTCGGGCTCCTGACCAGCAACCAGGCTCTGCTGCAGCTTGAGGCGGCTCGGTGCCTGCATGAGCTTTCTCACTCTGAGcagtccaccattgctgaggcctGCCTGCCAGCTACTTCCTACCTCCTCACCTACCTCTCCGGTCACAGCTCAGACTTCATA GAGCTGTGTCTGTATACACTGGGTAACCTGATCGTGGAGAGTGAGGCTGTGAGAAGGCAGCTCCTGCCACAGGGCATTGTTCCAGCCTTGGCTGCCTGCATTCAG TCCCCCCATGTGGCTGTGCTGGAAGCTCTTGGATATGCCTTGTCCCAGCTTCTACAGGCTAAGGAAGCTCCAGAGAAGATCATTCC CCCTGCTTCTGCCAGCAGCTCCATCTTGGCCTCCACTCTCCCTCAGCACATGCTACAAATGTTGCAACCTGGCCCAAAGCTGAACCCTGGGGTCGCTGTGGAGTTTGCCTGGTGCCTTCATTACATCATCTGCAG CCAGGTCAGCAATCCTCTGCTCATTGGCCATGGGGCTCTGTCTACTCTGGGGTTGCTGCTGTTGGACTTGGCTGGGGCTGTCCAGAGAACTGAGGATGCAGGACTGGAGCTG CTGGCATGCCCCGTGCTTCGATGTCTAAGCAACCTGCTAACTGAGGCAGCAGTGGAGACTGTGGGAGGGCAAATGCAGCTCAGAGATGAGCGTGTTGTGGCAGCCTTATTTATCCTTCTGCAGTTCTTTTTCCAGAAACAGCCCAGTCTACTCCCTGAGGGCCTCTGGCTCCTCAACAACCTCACTG CAAACAGTCCTAGTTTCTGTACCTCCTTGCTCTCCCTGGATCTGATTGAGCCCCTCTTGCAGCTGTTGCCAGTATCTAATGTGGTGAGCGTAATG GTGCTCACAGTTTTGTGCAATGTTGCAGAGAAGGGTCCTGCTTACTGCCAGCGGCTGTGGCCAGGGCCCCTGCTTCCCACCTTACTGCACACACTAGCCTTTTCTGACACTGAAGTAGTAGGCCAGAGTTTGGAGCTGCTGCATCTGCTGTTCCTGTATCAGCCAGAG GCTGTTCAAGTCTTCCTGCAGCAGTCAGGGCTGCAGGCCCTGGAAAGGCATCAGGAAGAGGCCCAGCTCCAGGATCGTGTGTATGCTCTCCGGCAGACAGCTCTTCAAGGGTGA
- the TMCO6 gene encoding transmembrane and coiled-coil domain-containing protein 6 isoform X13 → MWSRRQGHLRPTVCGVEELRRRRREQEAALRKARREQQLVSKRLLREDAPEEAGEGCVAAILGEAESPHVAVLEALGYALSQLLQAKEAPEKIIPSILASTLPQHMLQMLQPGPKLNPGVAVEFAWCLHYIICSQVSNPLLIGHGALSTLGLLLLDLAGAVQRTEDAGLELLACPVLRCLSNLLTEAAVETVGGQMQLRDERVVAALFILLQFFFQKQPSLLPEGLWLLNNLTANSPSFCTSLLSLDLIEPLLQLLPVSNVVSVMVLTVLCNVAEKGPAYCQRLWPGPLLPTLLHTLAFSDTEVVGQSLELLHLLFLYQPEAVQVFLQQSGLQALERHQEEAQLQDRVYALRQTALQG, encoded by the exons ATGTGGAGCCGACGGCAGGGCCACCTTAGGCCCACAGTCTGCGGGGTGGAGGAGCTACGGCGCCGCCGGCGGGAGCAGGAGGCAG CACTGCGGAAGGCGCGGAGGGAGCAGCAGCTGGTCAGCAAGAGGCTGCTGAGAGAAGACGCCCCAGAGGAAGCTGGAGAGGGATGTGTGGCTGCGATCCtcggggaggccgag TCCCCCCATGTGGCTGTGCTGGAAGCTCTTGGATATGCCTTGTCCCAGCTTCTACAGGCTAAGGAAGCTCCAGAGAAGATCATTCC CTCCATCTTGGCCTCCACTCTCCCTCAGCACATGCTACAAATGTTGCAACCTGGCCCAAAGCTGAACCCTGGGGTCGCTGTGGAGTTTGCCTGGTGCCTTCATTACATCATCTGCAG CCAGGTCAGCAATCCTCTGCTCATTGGCCATGGGGCTCTGTCTACTCTGGGGTTGCTGCTGTTGGACTTGGCTGGGGCTGTCCAGAGAACTGAGGATGCAGGACTGGAGCTG CTGGCATGCCCCGTGCTTCGATGTCTAAGCAACCTGCTAACTGAGGCAGCAGTGGAGACTGTGGGAGGGCAAATGCAGCTCAGAGATGAGCGTGTTGTGGCAGCCTTATTTATCCTTCTGCAGTTCTTTTTCCAGAAACAGCCCAGTCTACTCCCTGAGGGCCTCTGGCTCCTCAACAACCTCACTG CAAACAGTCCTAGTTTCTGTACCTCCTTGCTCTCCCTGGATCTGATTGAGCCCCTCTTGCAGCTGTTGCCAGTATCTAATGTGGTGAGCGTAATG GTGCTCACAGTTTTGTGCAATGTTGCAGAGAAGGGTCCTGCTTACTGCCAGCGGCTGTGGCCAGGGCCCCTGCTTCCCACCTTACTGCACACACTAGCCTTTTCTGACACTGAAGTAGTAGGCCAGAGTTTGGAGCTGCTGCATCTGCTGTTCCTGTATCAGCCAGAG GCTGTTCAAGTCTTCCTGCAGCAGTCAGGGCTGCAGGCCCTGGAAAGGCATCAGGAAGAGGCCCAGCTCCAGGATCGTGTGTATGCTCTCCGGCAGACAGCTCTTCAAGGGTGA
- the TMCO6 gene encoding transmembrane and coiled-coil domain-containing protein 6 isoform X12 has product MWSRRQGHLRPTVCGVEELRRRRREQEAALRKARREQQLVSKRLLREDAPEEAGEGCVAAILGEAESPHVAVLEALGYALSQLLQAKEAPEKIIPSSILASTLPQHMLQMLQPGPKLNPGVAVEFAWCLHYIICSQVSNPLLIGHGALSTLGLLLLDLAGAVQRTEDAGLELLACPVLRCLSNLLTEAAVETVGGQMQLRDERVVAALFILLQFFFQKQPSLLPEGLWLLNNLTANSPSFCTSLLSLDLIEPLLQLLPVSNVVSVMVLTVLCNVAEKGPAYCQRLWPGPLLPTLLHTLAFSDTEVVGQSLELLHLLFLYQPEAVQVFLQQSGLQALERHQEEAQLQDRVYALRQTALQG; this is encoded by the exons ATGTGGAGCCGACGGCAGGGCCACCTTAGGCCCACAGTCTGCGGGGTGGAGGAGCTACGGCGCCGCCGGCGGGAGCAGGAGGCAG CACTGCGGAAGGCGCGGAGGGAGCAGCAGCTGGTCAGCAAGAGGCTGCTGAGAGAAGACGCCCCAGAGGAAGCTGGAGAGGGATGTGTGGCTGCGATCCtcggggaggccgag TCCCCCCATGTGGCTGTGCTGGAAGCTCTTGGATATGCCTTGTCCCAGCTTCTACAGGCTAAGGAAGCTCCAGAGAAGATCATTCC CAGCTCCATCTTGGCCTCCACTCTCCCTCAGCACATGCTACAAATGTTGCAACCTGGCCCAAAGCTGAACCCTGGGGTCGCTGTGGAGTTTGCCTGGTGCCTTCATTACATCATCTGCAG CCAGGTCAGCAATCCTCTGCTCATTGGCCATGGGGCTCTGTCTACTCTGGGGTTGCTGCTGTTGGACTTGGCTGGGGCTGTCCAGAGAACTGAGGATGCAGGACTGGAGCTG CTGGCATGCCCCGTGCTTCGATGTCTAAGCAACCTGCTAACTGAGGCAGCAGTGGAGACTGTGGGAGGGCAAATGCAGCTCAGAGATGAGCGTGTTGTGGCAGCCTTATTTATCCTTCTGCAGTTCTTTTTCCAGAAACAGCCCAGTCTACTCCCTGAGGGCCTCTGGCTCCTCAACAACCTCACTG CAAACAGTCCTAGTTTCTGTACCTCCTTGCTCTCCCTGGATCTGATTGAGCCCCTCTTGCAGCTGTTGCCAGTATCTAATGTGGTGAGCGTAATG GTGCTCACAGTTTTGTGCAATGTTGCAGAGAAGGGTCCTGCTTACTGCCAGCGGCTGTGGCCAGGGCCCCTGCTTCCCACCTTACTGCACACACTAGCCTTTTCTGACACTGAAGTAGTAGGCCAGAGTTTGGAGCTGCTGCATCTGCTGTTCCTGTATCAGCCAGAG GCTGTTCAAGTCTTCCTGCAGCAGTCAGGGCTGCAGGCCCTGGAAAGGCATCAGGAAGAGGCCCAGCTCCAGGATCGTGTGTATGCTCTCCGGCAGACAGCTCTTCAAGGGTGA
- the TMCO6 gene encoding transmembrane and coiled-coil domain-containing protein 6 isoform X7, protein MWSRRQGHLRPTVCGVEELRRRRREQEAALRKARREQQLVSKRLLREDAPEEAGEGCVAAILGEAEELCLYTLGNLIVESEAVRRQLLPQGIVPALAACIQSPHVAVLEALGYALSQLLQAKEAPEKIIPSSILASTLPQHMLQMLQPGPKLNPGVAVEFAWCLHYIICSQVSNPLLIGHGALSTLGLLLLDLAGAVQRTEDAGLELLACPVLRCLSNLLTEAAVETVGGQMQLRDERVVAALFILLQFFFQKQPSLLPEGLWLLNNLTANSPSFCTSLLSLDLIEPLLQLLPVSNVVSVMVLTVLCNVAEKGPAYCQRLWPGPLLPTLLHTLAFSDTEVVGQSLELLHLLFLYQPEAVQVFLQQSGLQALERHQEEAQLQDRVYALRQTALQG, encoded by the exons ATGTGGAGCCGACGGCAGGGCCACCTTAGGCCCACAGTCTGCGGGGTGGAGGAGCTACGGCGCCGCCGGCGGGAGCAGGAGGCAG CACTGCGGAAGGCGCGGAGGGAGCAGCAGCTGGTCAGCAAGAGGCTGCTGAGAGAAGACGCCCCAGAGGAAGCTGGAGAGGGATGTGTGGCTGCGATCCtcggggaggccgag GAGCTGTGTCTGTATACACTGGGTAACCTGATCGTGGAGAGTGAGGCTGTGAGAAGGCAGCTCCTGCCACAGGGCATTGTTCCAGCCTTGGCTGCCTGCATTCAG TCCCCCCATGTGGCTGTGCTGGAAGCTCTTGGATATGCCTTGTCCCAGCTTCTACAGGCTAAGGAAGCTCCAGAGAAGATCATTCC CAGCTCCATCTTGGCCTCCACTCTCCCTCAGCACATGCTACAAATGTTGCAACCTGGCCCAAAGCTGAACCCTGGGGTCGCTGTGGAGTTTGCCTGGTGCCTTCATTACATCATCTGCAG CCAGGTCAGCAATCCTCTGCTCATTGGCCATGGGGCTCTGTCTACTCTGGGGTTGCTGCTGTTGGACTTGGCTGGGGCTGTCCAGAGAACTGAGGATGCAGGACTGGAGCTG CTGGCATGCCCCGTGCTTCGATGTCTAAGCAACCTGCTAACTGAGGCAGCAGTGGAGACTGTGGGAGGGCAAATGCAGCTCAGAGATGAGCGTGTTGTGGCAGCCTTATTTATCCTTCTGCAGTTCTTTTTCCAGAAACAGCCCAGTCTACTCCCTGAGGGCCTCTGGCTCCTCAACAACCTCACTG CAAACAGTCCTAGTTTCTGTACCTCCTTGCTCTCCCTGGATCTGATTGAGCCCCTCTTGCAGCTGTTGCCAGTATCTAATGTGGTGAGCGTAATG GTGCTCACAGTTTTGTGCAATGTTGCAGAGAAGGGTCCTGCTTACTGCCAGCGGCTGTGGCCAGGGCCCCTGCTTCCCACCTTACTGCACACACTAGCCTTTTCTGACACTGAAGTAGTAGGCCAGAGTTTGGAGCTGCTGCATCTGCTGTTCCTGTATCAGCCAGAG GCTGTTCAAGTCTTCCTGCAGCAGTCAGGGCTGCAGGCCCTGGAAAGGCATCAGGAAGAGGCCCAGCTCCAGGATCGTGTGTATGCTCTCCGGCAGACAGCTCTTCAAGGGTGA
- the TMCO6 gene encoding transmembrane and coiled-coil domain-containing protein 6 isoform X5 — protein MWSRRQGHLRPTVCGVEELRRRRREQEAALRKARREQQLVSKRLLREDAPEEAGEGCVAAILGEAEVQQFLRQAQRGTEEKEREGALVSLRRGLQHPETQQTFIQLEGSMRTLVGLLTSNQALLQLEAARCLHELSHSEQSTIAEACLPATSYLLTYLSGHSSDFIELCLYTLGNLIVESEAVRRQLLPQGIVPALAACIQSPHVAVLEALGYALSQLLQAKEAPEKIIPSILASTLPQHMLQMLQPGPKLNPGVAVEFAWCLHYIICSQVSNPLLIGHGALSTLGLLLLDLAGAVQRTEDAGLELLACPVLRCLSNLLTEAAVETVGGQMQLRDERVVAALFILLQFFFQKQPSLLPEGLWLLNNLTANSPSFCTSLLSLDLIEPLLQLLPVSNVVSVMAVQVFLQQSGLQALERHQEEAQLQDRVYALRQTALQG, from the exons ATGTGGAGCCGACGGCAGGGCCACCTTAGGCCCACAGTCTGCGGGGTGGAGGAGCTACGGCGCCGCCGGCGGGAGCAGGAGGCAG CACTGCGGAAGGCGCGGAGGGAGCAGCAGCTGGTCAGCAAGAGGCTGCTGAGAGAAGACGCCCCAGAGGAAGCTGGAGAGGGATGTGTGGCTGCGATCCtcggggaggccgag GTGCAGCAGTTCCTGCGGCAAGCCCAGCGGGGtacagaagaaaaggagagagagggggcTCTGGTTAGCCTTCGTCGAGGCTTGCAGCACCCTGAAACACAGCAAACCTTCATCCA gctggagggcagcatgCGGACCCTGGTCGGGCTCCTGACCAGCAACCAGGCTCTGCTGCAGCTTGAGGCGGCTCGGTGCCTGCATGAGCTTTCTCACTCTGAGcagtccaccattgctgaggcctGCCTGCCAGCTACTTCCTACCTCCTCACCTACCTCTCCGGTCACAGCTCAGACTTCATA GAGCTGTGTCTGTATACACTGGGTAACCTGATCGTGGAGAGTGAGGCTGTGAGAAGGCAGCTCCTGCCACAGGGCATTGTTCCAGCCTTGGCTGCCTGCATTCAG TCCCCCCATGTGGCTGTGCTGGAAGCTCTTGGATATGCCTTGTCCCAGCTTCTACAGGCTAAGGAAGCTCCAGAGAAGATCATTCC CTCCATCTTGGCCTCCACTCTCCCTCAGCACATGCTACAAATGTTGCAACCTGGCCCAAAGCTGAACCCTGGGGTCGCTGTGGAGTTTGCCTGGTGCCTTCATTACATCATCTGCAG CCAGGTCAGCAATCCTCTGCTCATTGGCCATGGGGCTCTGTCTACTCTGGGGTTGCTGCTGTTGGACTTGGCTGGGGCTGTCCAGAGAACTGAGGATGCAGGACTGGAGCTG CTGGCATGCCCCGTGCTTCGATGTCTAAGCAACCTGCTAACTGAGGCAGCAGTGGAGACTGTGGGAGGGCAAATGCAGCTCAGAGATGAGCGTGTTGTGGCAGCCTTATTTATCCTTCTGCAGTTCTTTTTCCAGAAACAGCCCAGTCTACTCCCTGAGGGCCTCTGGCTCCTCAACAACCTCACTG CAAACAGTCCTAGTTTCTGTACCTCCTTGCTCTCCCTGGATCTGATTGAGCCCCTCTTGCAGCTGTTGCCAGTATCTAATGTGGTGAGCGTAATG GCTGTTCAAGTCTTCCTGCAGCAGTCAGGGCTGCAGGCCCTGGAAAGGCATCAGGAAGAGGCCCAGCTCCAGGATCGTGTGTATGCTCTCCGGCAGACAGCTCTTCAAGGGTGA